A stretch of the Thermococcus sp. genome encodes the following:
- a CDS encoding 2-oxoacid:acceptor oxidoreductase subunit alpha: protein MEGFREDVSIVLGGAAGQGIQTVEGILTYSLKKSGYHVYANKEYMSRVRGGINTTEIRVSSRRVRAFVRRIDILVPFKQGVLSWVEDRISDTTVVLGERENVEEEFAEKVNLVEVPLTKLALETGSQLYLNTTAAGLIVGLFHGDFGAVEEYVRKRFGSKGENVVGKNIEAARKGYELGVKLCEEGTIKVEIEGDEKVREEILLSGTEAVGIGALAGGMNFLSFYPMSPSTGVSTFAAQHAEEFGIIVEQVEDEIAAINMALGAWYAGARAMVSTSGGGFALMSEALSLAGMAENPVVIHLAQRPGPATGLPTRTMQGDLNLVLHAGHGDFPRIILAPGSMEEAFYLSAEAFNLADRYQVPVIILTDQYFVDTYYNLPAPDVGKVKFERHIVEAKPGYRRYELTEDGISPRAVPGYGEEVVVANGNEHDEWGDITEDAEMTVKMQEKRAVKKLETIRKNAPLPRLVGRENAEYLVVSWGSTLHAVEEALERLGSGKVAHLHFSWVYPLNPKTGKLFEGRRLIVVENNITGQFADLLWKELGVKADHRVLKYDGRPFSVEEVLAALKGVIE from the coding sequence ATGGAAGGGTTCAGAGAGGACGTTTCTATAGTTCTCGGTGGAGCGGCCGGACAGGGAATTCAGACCGTCGAAGGGATTCTGACGTACTCCCTCAAGAAGTCCGGCTACCACGTCTACGCAAACAAGGAGTACATGTCCCGCGTGAGGGGCGGGATCAACACCACGGAGATAAGGGTTTCTTCAAGGCGCGTCAGGGCCTTCGTGAGGAGGATAGACATCCTTGTCCCCTTCAAACAGGGCGTTCTGAGCTGGGTGGAGGACAGGATCTCGGACACTACCGTCGTCCTCGGCGAGAGGGAAAACGTCGAGGAAGAGTTTGCTGAAAAGGTGAACCTCGTCGAAGTGCCCCTCACAAAGCTCGCCCTCGAAACCGGGAGCCAGCTCTACCTCAACACAACTGCGGCGGGCCTTATAGTAGGCCTCTTCCACGGCGACTTCGGGGCTGTCGAGGAGTACGTAAGGAAGCGCTTCGGGAGCAAGGGCGAGAACGTTGTTGGGAAGAACATTGAAGCCGCCAGAAAGGGCTACGAGCTGGGCGTTAAGCTCTGCGAGGAAGGAACGATAAAGGTAGAAATTGAGGGGGACGAGAAAGTCAGGGAGGAAATCCTCCTCAGCGGGACGGAAGCGGTTGGAATAGGTGCCCTGGCCGGGGGCATGAACTTCCTGAGCTTCTATCCGATGAGCCCCTCTACAGGCGTTTCGACATTCGCGGCCCAGCACGCCGAGGAGTTCGGGATAATCGTCGAGCAGGTTGAGGACGAGATAGCGGCGATAAACATGGCACTGGGAGCGTGGTACGCTGGAGCTAGGGCAATGGTAAGCACCTCAGGAGGAGGCTTTGCCCTCATGAGCGAGGCGCTCAGCTTAGCAGGAATGGCCGAGAATCCGGTTGTGATACACCTCGCCCAGAGGCCTGGACCGGCCACCGGCCTGCCAACGAGGACGATGCAGGGCGACCTAAACCTCGTCCTCCACGCCGGCCACGGCGACTTTCCCAGGATAATCCTCGCCCCAGGGAGCATGGAGGAAGCCTTCTACCTGAGCGCTGAGGCCTTCAACCTGGCGGACAGGTATCAGGTGCCCGTGATAATCCTCACCGACCAGTACTTCGTCGACACCTACTACAACCTCCCAGCCCCGGACGTGGGCAAAGTGAAGTTTGAGAGGCACATCGTCGAGGCGAAGCCCGGCTACCGGAGGTACGAGCTTACGGAAGATGGAATATCGCCCAGGGCAGTTCCCGGCTACGGCGAGGAGGTAGTGGTAGCCAACGGCAACGAGCACGACGAGTGGGGGGACATAACTGAAGATGCAGAGATGACGGTGAAGATGCAGGAGAAGAGGGCAGTCAAAAAGCTCGAAACGATACGGAAGAACGCGCCCCTGCCGAGGCTCGTTGGGAGAGAGAACGCTGAGTACCTCGTGGTCTCGTGGGGGTCAACGCTTCACGCCGTTGAGGAGGCCCTTGAGAGGCTCGGAAGCGGGAAAGTTGCCCACCTGCACTTCAGCTGGGTCTACCCGCTCAACCCCAAAACAGGGAAGCTCTTCGAGGGCAGGAGGCTCATAGTTGTTGAGAACAACATCACCGGTCAGTTCGCTGACCTCCTTTGGAAGGAACTGGGCGTTAAGGCCGACCACAGGGTTCTGAAGTACGACGGGAGGCCGTTCTCGGTGGAAGAGGTCTTAGCTGCCCTCAAGGGGGTGATAGAATGA
- a CDS encoding peroxiredoxin yields MKIGDQAPDFVLKDQNGEEFRLSDFRGRKVLLSFHPLAWTGICEKQMKALEENHERFERLNVVPVGISVDAVPSKKAWAEHIGLKKLRILSDFWPHGEVAKLYGLFREKEGFSERANVLIDEDGKVAFFKVYPIRKVPDLEEIFGLLEGG; encoded by the coding sequence ATGAAAATCGGAGACCAAGCCCCTGATTTTGTCCTCAAAGACCAGAACGGGGAAGAGTTCAGGCTGAGCGATTTCAGGGGGAGGAAAGTCCTGCTGTCCTTCCATCCACTGGCCTGGACGGGGATATGTGAGAAGCAGATGAAGGCCCTTGAGGAAAACCACGAACGCTTTGAAAGGCTGAACGTCGTTCCCGTCGGGATAAGCGTCGACGCCGTGCCGAGCAAGAAGGCCTGGGCCGAGCACATCGGCCTCAAGAAGCTCAGGATTCTGAGCGATTTCTGGCCTCACGGGGAGGTTGCGAAGCTCTACGGCCTCTTCCGCGAGAAGGAGGGCTTTTCAGAGAGGGCAAACGTCCTCATAGACGAAGATGGAAAGGTTGCGTTCTTCAAGGTCTACCCGATAAGGAAAGTGCCCGACCTGGAGGAGATATTCGGACTCCTGGAGGGAGGGTGA
- a CDS encoding thiamine pyrophosphate-dependent enzyme encodes MNLPTGRDAFEPKRPGSEDVAWCPGCGNFGIRNILISALAELGLRPSEVAIISGIGQAAKMPHYINANGYHTLHGRAIPIATGVKAANPELTVIAEGGDGDMYAEGGNHLLHAIRRNPDITVLIHDNQIYGLTKGQASPTTMVGMKTPTQPWGVFEEPFNPVALAIAMNASFVARTFMGYFRESVEIIKKAIQHKGLAIVDILHPCVSFNRVNTYAWYREHTYWMEDGPFDREEAFRRAIEVDPLPLGIFYVNERPTFEESVPAYRTDKSPLWKRGPKLDLVEKFLESKRL; translated from the coding sequence ATGAACCTTCCCACGGGCAGGGATGCCTTTGAGCCCAAGAGGCCGGGAAGCGAGGACGTCGCATGGTGCCCCGGCTGCGGCAACTTCGGCATAAGGAACATACTCATCTCGGCCCTCGCCGAGCTTGGACTGAGGCCCAGCGAGGTGGCGATAATCAGCGGGATAGGACAGGCCGCGAAGATGCCCCACTACATCAACGCCAACGGCTACCACACGCTCCACGGCAGGGCCATACCGATAGCGACGGGCGTCAAGGCGGCAAATCCTGAGCTGACGGTCATTGCTGAAGGCGGAGACGGCGACATGTACGCCGAGGGCGGAAACCACCTGCTCCACGCGATAAGGAGGAACCCTGACATAACCGTCCTCATCCACGACAACCAGATATACGGCCTCACCAAGGGGCAGGCGTCGCCGACGACGATGGTGGGGATGAAAACCCCGACCCAGCCTTGGGGAGTTTTTGAAGAGCCCTTCAACCCGGTTGCGCTGGCCATAGCCATGAACGCCTCCTTCGTGGCGAGGACCTTCATGGGCTACTTCCGGGAGAGCGTCGAGATAATCAAGAAGGCGATCCAGCATAAAGGCCTCGCGATAGTTGACATCCTGCACCCCTGCGTCAGCTTCAACAGGGTGAACACCTACGCCTGGTACAGGGAGCACACCTACTGGATGGAGGACGGGCCCTTCGACAGGGAAGAGGCCTTCAGGCGCGCGATAGAGGTCGACCCGCTCCCGCTGGGAATCTTCTACGTCAACGAGAGGCCGACCTTTGAGGAGAGCGTCCCGGCCTACAGAACCGATAAGAGCCCTCTGTGGAAGCGCGGGCCTAAGCTCGACCTCGTTGAAAAGTTCCTCGAAAGTAAGAGGCTTTGA